AAAGGGCTACGCTGTGCTTCCGTCATTTAAAAAGTCCTTGTTATTATAATTTTGACCTTCAGTTAGAGCAGAATCATATCAGTAAGATATATTGTATACAATCAAAGATGTTTAACTTTTAGGCAAGAGTGGTAATTCATTTATCTATCTAAAGTAGGCGTGCTCCAGTACTAATGAAAATAGAAGCTCAGATTGTCGTTTTGGCTGCTAAGGTGCCAAGGGCATTGTCGCAGGGCAGAATTTATTGTCGTTGTAAATAACAAAATCTGGGAACGATTATCGAAACAGTAGTACATGAATAATCTCTGATAGAGTCATATGCATGCGGCGAATTACTCAGAGGAATGAAGAGATAGTTTTGTAAAACGTTCACCGTCACAACTAGGAAGGTAATGGAGTGTTGACGCAGTGCGCATGGAAGTTAAATAACGGCAGATAGTAAATCTATTAGAAAATAAAAAGGGTCTGTAACAACAGACCCTTAACAAATTTATTCTAAAATTCTTACTGACATTTCCTAGAACGGAATATCGTCATCGAAGTCGATAGTTGGCTCTTGCGGGTTCACTTTAGGTGCATTTTGCTGGGCAGGTTGTTGGTTAAAGCCACCTTGTTGCTGGGCAGGTTGTTGATTAAATCCACCTTGTTGCACAGGTTGCTGATTAAAGCCACCTTGCTGCTGTGGTGCTGCTTGTGCTGGTTTGTTGAAACCACCTTGTTGTTGCGGTGCTGCTTGCGCAGGTTGCTGTCTAAAGCCCCCTTGCTGCTGTGCAGGTTGTTGGTTAAAACCACCTGATTGAGCCGTGTTTTGCTGGTTGAAACCACCACTTTGCTGTGCTTGGAAACCACCACCGCCTTGGCCTTGACCGCGTGAGTCTAACATTTGCATGTCATTGGCAATAATTTCTGTCGTGTACTGATCAGCACCTTGCTGGTTTTGCCATTTACGAGTTTGTAAACGACCCTCTAAATACACTTTAGAGCCTTTTTTAAGATATTCACCTGCAATCTCTGCAAGGCGTTGATACATTACTATACGGTGCCATTCAGTTTTCTCTTTTTGCTCACCGCTTTGTTTGTCTTTCCATGTTTCTGATGTCGCAACTGTAAAATTAGCTACTGCCCCACCATTTGGCATAAAACGAACTTCTGGGTCTTGCCCAATATTACCGACGATGATGACTTTATTAATACCACGACTGGCCATGAAAATTTCCTACTGTATCTGGCGGCACCTATTCATGCCGACTTAAAATTCATTCGTTTATCTAACAAATGAAAAAACGAATCTGAGTTGATCGATTCTATCACTGTGCATCAACAATCCAAAGTACGAATAACACTTTTTTCTAGGATTTTATC
This window of the Thalassotalea atypica genome carries:
- the ssb gene encoding single-stranded DNA-binding protein — translated: MASRGINKVIIVGNIGQDPEVRFMPNGGAVANFTVATSETWKDKQSGEQKEKTEWHRIVMYQRLAEIAGEYLKKGSKVYLEGRLQTRKWQNQQGADQYTTEIIANDMQMLDSRGQGQGGGGFQAQQSGGFNQQNTAQSGGFNQQPAQQQGGFRQQPAQAAPQQQGGFNKPAQAAPQQQGGFNQQPVQQGGFNQQPAQQQGGFNQQPAQQNAPKVNPQEPTIDFDDDIPF